From Novipirellula galeiformis, the proteins below share one genomic window:
- a CDS encoding serine/threonine protein kinase, translating into MKTQIDSHDCRDDDIDAVIEACLEKLVQRASVQQPAELRNLLPNVDSDLRHFVLVELIKLDMAMAADAGTLHCIEHYVDAMPDLLSMETVPLDLLMEEIQLRKDFGETPSHDEYLLRFPQYEALLDQMLTRIEATRSVAKCGLPPEISVGRQVDDFLVLAKLGQGAIAHVYLARQISMHRLVALKVSHGSGDESQALAQFDHPNIVRVFDQRTVAEQALHLLYMQYHPGGTLADVVQMVRQCDSSDRCSRLLLDSVDQNLLRAAQVVPDRSAVRQWIETAPWSTVVAWMGVQLAKALDEAHACGVLHRDVKPANVLLSAECIPQLADFNVSFAGAAGRAGAAASFGGSIAYMAPEHLRAISSKLLDEPEKVQEPADLYSLAVTLWELWQGERPFACDAIAGSWSDAVSIQLAARAQPLKEPQRSETASERVLEKVLRKALSLDPEDRFVDGAEMAGRLRLSLHPETATLFDPPEKSVAMTLSKWSPWIVTCVILLLPNMIGGCLNFQYNYHHVMTTPETKEGLGVVSWIVNLTFFPFAAGVAIWYARRIVRAVDSVRRGARVDPSDLSETLELGHRAALIGGTLWLIAGVLFPLVLSGIFPDFSMTQAVHLFMSSLICGGVAMIYPYFGMALMATLVFYPRCLSGTMQDPQFDQRADQILHRSEWYLLIAAIIPLLGAALLISTEGASQLFALAALAAGIVGLLASFFAYRFIVNTWKQMDAVLSKRTSMVPGELTAAS; encoded by the coding sequence ATGAAAACTCAGATCGACTCCCACGATTGCCGTGATGACGATATCGACGCCGTTATCGAAGCATGTCTTGAAAAGCTCGTTCAACGCGCGTCGGTTCAGCAGCCTGCGGAATTGCGGAACTTGTTGCCCAACGTTGATTCTGACCTGCGTCACTTCGTGTTGGTCGAATTGATCAAATTGGACATGGCAATGGCGGCCGACGCAGGGACACTGCATTGCATTGAACACTATGTTGATGCGATGCCCGACCTGCTTTCGATGGAAACGGTTCCACTGGATCTACTGATGGAAGAAATCCAGCTGCGAAAGGATTTCGGCGAAACTCCGTCGCATGACGAGTACCTGCTGAGGTTTCCTCAGTATGAAGCATTGCTGGATCAAATGTTGACTCGGATCGAGGCAACGCGTTCGGTCGCCAAGTGCGGTCTTCCTCCCGAGATTTCGGTCGGCAGGCAAGTTGATGACTTTTTGGTTCTCGCCAAGCTCGGTCAAGGCGCGATCGCCCACGTTTATCTGGCTCGCCAAATTTCGATGCACCGCTTGGTCGCACTCAAGGTTTCGCATGGCAGCGGTGATGAGTCACAGGCCCTCGCTCAATTTGACCATCCCAATATCGTTCGTGTTTTTGACCAACGGACAGTTGCCGAACAAGCATTGCATTTGTTGTACATGCAATATCATCCGGGCGGCACGTTGGCCGATGTCGTGCAAATGGTTCGGCAATGTGACAGTTCGGATCGATGCAGTCGGTTGCTTCTCGATTCAGTCGACCAGAACTTGCTGCGTGCGGCGCAAGTGGTTCCCGATCGTTCGGCCGTGCGACAGTGGATCGAAACGGCTCCCTGGTCGACCGTGGTTGCATGGATGGGAGTGCAATTGGCTAAGGCGCTTGACGAAGCCCATGCTTGCGGTGTGTTGCATCGCGATGTGAAGCCAGCGAACGTGTTGTTATCAGCCGAGTGTATTCCACAGCTCGCCGATTTTAACGTCAGCTTCGCGGGGGCCGCGGGGCGTGCCGGTGCGGCGGCCTCGTTCGGTGGCTCGATCGCCTACATGGCTCCCGAGCATCTGCGCGCGATTAGTTCAAAGCTGCTCGATGAACCTGAAAAAGTTCAAGAGCCTGCCGATCTGTATTCGCTCGCCGTCACGCTGTGGGAACTGTGGCAAGGCGAACGCCCGTTTGCGTGCGACGCCATTGCGGGGTCTTGGAGCGACGCGGTGTCCATTCAGTTAGCCGCTCGGGCACAACCACTCAAAGAACCGCAGCGATCGGAAACCGCATCCGAACGCGTTCTCGAAAAGGTGCTTCGCAAGGCGTTGTCGTTGGATCCCGAGGATCGTTTCGTCGACGGTGCCGAGATGGCCGGTCGGTTGCGTTTGTCGCTTCATCCCGAAACCGCGACGCTGTTTGATCCTCCCGAAAAATCAGTGGCGATGACCCTTTCGAAATGGTCGCCTTGGATCGTCACCTGTGTCATTTTGTTGTTGCCAAATATGATTGGCGGCTGTTTGAATTTTCAATACAACTATCATCATGTGATGACGACGCCCGAGACAAAAGAAGGATTGGGAGTCGTTTCATGGATTGTCAATTTGACGTTCTTTCCCTTTGCCGCAGGGGTTGCGATTTGGTATGCGCGGCGGATTGTTCGCGCCGTCGATTCGGTCCGGCGTGGGGCTCGTGTCGATCCATCGGATCTCAGTGAGACGCTCGAACTCGGGCACCGCGCGGCATTGATCGGAGGCACATTGTGGTTGATTGCCGGCGTGTTGTTTCCGCTCGTTTTGTCAGGCATCTTTCCCGACTTTAGTATGACGCAAGCGGTTCATCTTTTTATGTCGTCACTGATCTGTGGCGGCGTGGCGATGATCTATCCGTACTTTGGCATGGCGCTGATGGCCACGCTTGTGTTCTATCCCCGCTGTTTGAGCGGGACGATGCAGGATCCGCAATTCGATCAGCGAGCGGACCAGATCCTACACCGTAGCGAGTGGTATTTGTTGATCGCCGCCATCATTCCGCTGCTCGGTGCCGCGCTCTTGATCTCGACCGAAGGAGCGTCGCAATTGTTCGCGTTGGCCGCGCTGGCCGCAGGCATTGTTGGGCTGCTTGCTTCATTCTTCGCTTATCGGTTTATCGTCAACACGTGGAAGCAAATGGATGCCGTGTTGTCAAAGCGAACATCGATGGTTCCCGGTGAGCTGACCGCGGCTTCGTGA